In Phenylobacterium koreense, one DNA window encodes the following:
- a CDS encoding aminoglycoside phosphotransferase family protein — protein MEIPEPVRLRATAAGEAGLRWLASLPALADRLAARWELSLGSVLGGGTEALVLEAWMAGGQPVVLKLSPPGADPAGDELRTLLAAQGRGYVLVHRHDAAVGALLLERLGGQLVQTGWPLSDQLAALCATLREAWTAPPPEGLTNGAEKARALAEFISATWNELDRPCSGRVVETALGYARQREAAFDPAQALLAHGDAHGWNTLQAADGRFKLVDPDGLLIEPAYDLGIPMREWTTELLAGDPLALGRERAELLSTLTGVPPEPIWQWGFIERVSTALLCQKLGLEGGAQMLAVAEAWAAP, from the coding sequence ATGGAAATTCCCGAACCCGTAAGGCTGCGGGCCACCGCGGCCGGGGAGGCGGGGCTCCGCTGGCTGGCCTCCCTGCCGGCCCTGGCCGATCGCCTGGCCGCGCGCTGGGAGCTTTCCCTCGGCAGCGTGCTCGGCGGCGGGACCGAGGCTTTGGTCCTTGAGGCATGGATGGCCGGCGGCCAGCCGGTCGTCCTCAAGCTTTCGCCTCCGGGCGCCGACCCGGCAGGGGACGAGCTGCGCACCCTGCTGGCCGCGCAGGGGCGGGGCTATGTCCTCGTCCACCGTCACGATGCCGCCGTGGGTGCGCTGCTGCTGGAGCGTCTAGGTGGCCAGCTCGTCCAGACCGGCTGGCCCCTGTCCGACCAGCTCGCCGCCCTCTGCGCCACCCTGCGCGAGGCCTGGACCGCGCCACCGCCCGAAGGGCTGACCAATGGCGCGGAGAAGGCCCGCGCCCTGGCGGAGTTCATCAGCGCCACCTGGAACGAGCTGGACCGTCCCTGTTCGGGCCGCGTCGTGGAGACGGCGCTCGGTTACGCCCGCCAGCGCGAGGCGGCCTTCGATCCTGCCCAGGCCCTGCTGGCCCACGGTGACGCCCACGGCTGGAACACCCTGCAGGCTGCGGATGGCCGGTTCAAGCTGGTCGATCCCGACGGCCTCCTTATCGAGCCGGCCTATGATCTCGGTATCCCCATGCGTGAGTGGACCACCGAACTGCTGGCCGGCGATCCGCTGGCGCTCGGGCGCGAGCGGGCTGAGCTGCTTTCGACCCTGACCGGCGTGCCGCCCGAGCCGATCTGGCAGTGGGGCTTCATCGAGCGCGTCTCCACGGCCCTCCTGTGCCAGAAGCTCGGCCTGGAAGGCGGGGCCCAGATGCTGGCGGTCGCCGAGGCCTGGGCCGCGCCTTAG
- a CDS encoding tetratricopeptide repeat protein, whose product MNVDKYDLPLSTTSGRAAALYREGVDLMLSAWPGAAERLSAAIDADPEFALAHAARARLYAGHGRSAEARKEIKAARGLAARRGDEREQSHVDVLALAIGGRSPEALDRALEHAGLWPQDVLILSLPLGAFGLFAFSGMADHDQARVDLCERHADRFASDDWWFLASRGWALAENGEVARGRAMLERSFELRRENANGVHALVHAMFEGGAGADSDALIEGWLPSYDRSGLLHGHIAWHAAITALDRGDVANALAIYEDKVRPSVSLGLPINVVSDGASLLWRLDAYGHGAPADLWRELADYARAAYPEAGHPFVDAHMSLVEAATGDRDALDRRIAALDAMVDGNALAAGPVAPAICRAALAFATEDFAECVRLLGPAAADVARIGGSGAQREVIEDTLLVALMRSGETARARTLLDRRLHRRPSPRDERWRVQLAA is encoded by the coding sequence GTGAACGTGGACAAATACGATCTGCCGCTTTCCACCACGTCTGGCCGCGCGGCCGCGCTGTATCGCGAAGGCGTAGACCTGATGCTCTCGGCCTGGCCGGGGGCGGCCGAGCGCCTGAGCGCCGCGATCGACGCCGACCCGGAGTTCGCCCTGGCCCACGCCGCTCGCGCTCGGCTGTACGCGGGTCACGGCCGTTCCGCCGAGGCGCGGAAGGAGATCAAAGCCGCTAGGGGCCTTGCCGCGCGCCGTGGCGACGAGCGCGAGCAAAGCCATGTCGATGTCCTGGCCCTCGCCATCGGCGGACGCTCGCCCGAGGCGCTGGACCGCGCGCTCGAGCACGCCGGGCTGTGGCCTCAGGACGTCTTGATCCTGTCGCTGCCGCTGGGGGCGTTCGGTCTCTTCGCCTTCTCTGGCATGGCCGACCACGACCAGGCGCGGGTCGATCTGTGCGAGCGCCACGCGGACCGGTTCGCGTCGGACGACTGGTGGTTCCTGGCCTCCCGCGGCTGGGCGCTGGCCGAAAACGGCGAAGTGGCCCGTGGCCGCGCAATGCTGGAGAGGTCGTTTGAGCTGCGCCGGGAGAACGCCAACGGCGTCCACGCCCTGGTCCACGCGATGTTCGAGGGCGGCGCCGGCGCCGATTCCGACGCCCTGATAGAAGGCTGGCTGCCCAGCTACGACCGCAGCGGCCTGTTGCATGGCCACATCGCTTGGCATGCCGCAATCACCGCCCTGGACCGGGGCGACGTGGCGAACGCCCTCGCCATCTATGAGGACAAGGTGCGGCCCTCCGTCTCTCTGGGCCTGCCCATCAATGTGGTCAGCGACGGGGCTTCCCTGCTCTGGCGGCTGGACGCTTACGGCCACGGCGCCCCGGCCGATCTCTGGCGGGAGCTCGCCGACTATGCCCGCGCGGCTTACCCGGAGGCGGGGCATCCCTTCGTCGACGCCCATATGAGCCTTGTCGAGGCGGCGACCGGCGATCGGGACGCCTTGGATAGACGCATCGCCGCCCTGGACGCCATGGTCGACGGGAATGCGCTGGCCGCCGGGCCGGTGGCGCCAGCCATCTGCCGCGCCGCGCTCGCCTTCGCCACCGAGGACTTCGCCGAGTGCGTCCGACTGCTCGGACCCGCCGCCGCGGACGTGGCGCGGATCGGGGGCAGCGGAGCACAGCGCGAGGTCATTGAGGATACGCTGCTCGTCGCCCTGATGCGCAGCGGCGAGACCGCCAGGGCGCGGACGCTGCTCGATCGGCGCCTCCACCGGCGCCCGTCCCCGCGGGACGAGCGCTGGCGCGTTCAACTCGCAGCTTGA
- a CDS encoding AraC family transcriptional regulator has translation MTARWTSVQAPPDAPPPAPTTVRVQSLPARSHFPEHAHGWAQMVYATSGVLTVAIEGASFVISPEQAVWLPPGVPHRVGSLHGAEFRSLWIASEVARPLPGSPTVIRVSPLLRALIIEAASLSAEDLDAGYSGRVTRLILDQLRRAEPIAAALPWPKGGALGRLCEALYDDPADTRSAGDWGRELGMSPRTLSRRFEAEVGVSLRSWRRRMRLFKAIEMLGGGLDVTRTALDLGYGSPSAFIHAFRTEMGDAPQAYLRRTSRA, from the coding sequence ATGACCGCGCGCTGGACCTCGGTGCAGGCCCCGCCGGACGCACCGCCCCCCGCGCCGACAACGGTCCGCGTGCAGAGCCTGCCTGCCCGCAGCCATTTTCCCGAACATGCCCACGGCTGGGCGCAGATGGTCTACGCCACATCTGGCGTTCTGACGGTCGCTATCGAGGGCGCCTCGTTCGTGATTTCGCCGGAGCAGGCGGTGTGGTTGCCGCCCGGCGTGCCCCATCGCGTCGGTTCACTCCATGGCGCCGAGTTCAGAAGCCTCTGGATCGCGTCGGAAGTTGCGCGGCCCCTGCCCGGCAGTCCGACCGTGATCCGGGTCTCGCCACTGCTGCGGGCGCTGATCATCGAGGCCGCCAGCCTCAGCGCAGAGGACCTGGACGCCGGATATTCGGGCCGCGTAACCCGGTTGATCCTGGACCAGCTTCGCCGGGCCGAACCGATCGCGGCAGCCCTCCCCTGGCCTAAGGGCGGCGCCCTGGGCCGACTCTGCGAGGCCCTCTATGACGATCCCGCCGACACCCGGTCTGCTGGCGACTGGGGGCGGGAACTGGGGATGTCGCCAAGGACCCTGAGCCGGCGGTTCGAAGCCGAGGTCGGCGTCAGCCTGCGGTCGTGGCGCCGGCGCATGCGCCTGTTCAAGGCCATCGAGATGCTCGGCGGGGGCCTGGATGTCACCCGGACGGCCCTGGACCTCGGCTATGGATCGCCTTCGGCGTTCATCCACGCCTTCCGAACCGAAATGGGAGACGCCCCGCAAGCGTATTTGCGACGGACCAGCCGAGCCTAG
- a CDS encoding ArsI/CadI family heavy metal resistance metalloenzyme: protein MKRLHLHVTVPDLHQSIQFYETLFGAAPSVVKDDYAKWMLEDPKVNFAISARDRTPGLDHVGIQVDSTAELGELSGRLKAAGAQTFDEEATTCCYAKSDKSWVSDPSGLRWETFFTFGEATTYGEDPAQAALEAATGACCGPTTPATPACCS, encoded by the coding sequence ATGAAGCGCCTTCACCTGCACGTCACCGTGCCCGACCTTCACCAGTCCATCCAATTCTACGAGACGCTCTTCGGCGCCGCCCCGAGCGTGGTGAAAGACGACTACGCCAAGTGGATGCTCGAGGATCCGAAAGTGAATTTCGCGATCTCCGCCCGCGACCGGACGCCGGGCCTCGACCACGTCGGCATCCAGGTCGATTCGACCGCCGAGTTGGGCGAGCTGTCAGGTCGGTTGAAGGCGGCCGGAGCCCAGACCTTCGACGAGGAAGCGACGACCTGCTGCTACGCCAAGTCCGACAAGAGCTGGGTGAGCGATCCTTCGGGACTGCGCTGGGAGACGTTCTTCACCTTCGGCGAAGCGACGACCTACGGCGAAGACCCCGCCCAGGCGGCCCTGGAGGCGGCGACCGGCGCCTGCTGCGGCCCGACGACGCCGGCGACGCCGGCGTGCTGCTCGTGA
- a CDS encoding ArsR/SmtB family transcription factor: MEAPLAIDALSALAHAGRLEAFRLLVKAGPEGLAAGELARLTGSKPNTLSTNLNILSTAGLVSSRRDGRSIIYTAGYDRMRELLAFLMEDCCGGSPEICAPLAAVVSKRCAAEGARA, translated from the coding sequence ATCGAGGCTCCTCTCGCTATCGACGCCCTCAGCGCCCTGGCTCACGCCGGGCGCCTCGAGGCGTTCCGCCTGCTGGTGAAGGCGGGGCCGGAGGGCCTGGCGGCCGGCGAACTGGCGCGGCTGACGGGGTCCAAGCCCAACACGCTCTCGACCAACCTCAACATACTCTCGACAGCGGGTCTGGTGAGTTCACGTCGCGACGGCCGCTCGATCATCTACACGGCCGGCTACGACCGGATGCGTGAGCTGCTCGCCTTCCTGATGGAGGACTGCTGCGGCGGCTCCCCCGAAATCTGCGCGCCCTTGGCGGCGGTCGTCAGCAAGCGCTGCGCGGCCGAAGGCGCCCGCGCCTAG
- a CDS encoding arsenate reductase ArsC has product MPKKTYTVLFLCTGNSARSILAEAILNKQGGGRFKAYSAGSMPTGRVNPHAVPLVQALGFEPADFRSKSWDEFATPDAPELDFIFTVCDNAAGEVCPIWPGKPMTAHWGIPDPAAVEGTDAEKAAAFAEATRQLGNRIRLFLALPLASIDAMSLQTRLADIGRTASEAAANR; this is encoded by the coding sequence ATGCCCAAGAAGACCTACACCGTTCTCTTCCTCTGCACCGGCAACTCCGCCCGATCCATCCTGGCGGAAGCCATCCTGAACAAGCAGGGCGGCGGGCGTTTCAAGGCGTATTCGGCCGGCTCCATGCCGACTGGCCGCGTGAATCCGCACGCTGTTCCCCTCGTCCAGGCGCTCGGGTTCGAACCAGCCGACTTCCGCTCGAAGTCCTGGGACGAATTCGCCACCCCGGACGCGCCCGAGCTCGATTTCATCTTCACCGTTTGCGACAACGCCGCAGGCGAGGTGTGCCCCATCTGGCCGGGCAAGCCGATGACAGCCCATTGGGGCATTCCGGACCCCGCCGCCGTCGAGGGGACCGACGCCGAGAAGGCCGCGGCCTTCGCCGAGGCCACACGGCAGCTCGGCAACCGCATCCGCCTGTTCCTGGCGCTGCCGCTTGCGTCCATCGACGCGATGTCGCTGCAAACGAGGCTGGCCGACATCGGACGAACCGCAAGCGAGGCGGCGGCCAACCGATGA
- the arsB gene encoding ACR3 family arsenite efflux transporter: MSRFERYLTVWVALCIVVGLALGRLLPDVFQAIGAAEVAKVNLPVAILIWLMIIPMLMKVDFTAMRAVGRHWRGIGVTLFINWAVKPFSMAALAAFFIGYLFRPHLPAGEINSYIAGLILLAAAPCTAMVFVWSNLTRGEPHFTLSQVAVNDTIMVVAFAPIVGLLLGLSAISVPWQTLMLSVGLYIIMPVILAQIFRSALLKRGGEVALRRALARIGPISLTALLATLVLLFGFQGQQILGQPAIIAMLAVPILIQVYLNAGLAYLLNRATGEAHCVAGPSALIGASNFFELAVAAAISLFGFSSGAALATVVGVLVEVPVMLSIVAIVNRTKGWYERGSVVR, encoded by the coding sequence ATGTCGCGCTTCGAGCGCTATCTTACGGTCTGGGTGGCGCTCTGCATCGTCGTCGGGCTGGCGCTCGGACGCCTGCTGCCGGACGTCTTCCAGGCCATCGGCGCCGCCGAGGTCGCGAAGGTCAATCTGCCGGTCGCGATCCTGATCTGGCTGATGATCATCCCGATGCTGATGAAGGTGGACTTCACCGCAATGCGTGCGGTCGGCCGCCATTGGCGCGGCATCGGGGTGACGCTGTTCATCAACTGGGCGGTGAAGCCTTTCTCCATGGCCGCCCTCGCCGCGTTCTTCATCGGCTATCTCTTTCGGCCGCACCTGCCCGCGGGAGAGATCAACAGCTACATCGCCGGCCTGATCCTGCTGGCCGCCGCGCCCTGCACGGCCATGGTGTTCGTGTGGAGCAACCTGACCAGGGGCGAGCCCCACTTCACCCTCAGCCAAGTCGCCGTGAACGATACGATCATGGTCGTGGCCTTCGCACCGATCGTCGGGTTGTTGCTGGGCCTGTCGGCTATCTCCGTCCCCTGGCAGACGCTGATGCTCTCGGTCGGCCTCTACATCATCATGCCGGTGATCCTAGCGCAGATATTCCGGTCCGCGTTGCTGAAGCGCGGCGGCGAGGTCGCGCTTCGCCGGGCGCTGGCGCGGATCGGGCCGATATCGCTCACGGCCCTGCTGGCGACCCTGGTCCTGCTGTTCGGCTTCCAGGGGCAGCAGATCCTCGGCCAGCCGGCGATCATCGCGATGCTGGCGGTTCCGATCCTGATCCAGGTCTACTTAAACGCCGGCCTCGCCTACCTGCTGAACCGGGCGACCGGCGAGGCGCACTGCGTGGCCGGCCCATCGGCCCTGATCGGGGCCAGCAACTTCTTCGAACTGGCGGTGGCCGCCGCCATCAGCCTGTTCGGGTTCTCTTCCGGGGCGGCGCTCGCGACCGTGGTCGGGGTGCTGGTCGAAGTGCCGGTGATGCTCTCGATCGTCGCGATCGTGAACCGGACAAAGGGCTGGTACGAGCGGGGTTCCGTCGTCCGGTAG
- a CDS encoding PEPxxWA-CTERM sorting domain-containing protein gives MKKLLLATCAAFAVSSGASAAIIPVLDTVTPVGPDFEFSYSGTLAGDQGLVPGSQLIIYDFAGYVDGSISSGIYAADLAATVEFTSALLPPPSDTDDPLVPNLVFTWTGAPFNAAGGPFADVSFAGLTAHSIYSAVQKDGFSAKAVTNNGAATGDEAFNIGRVGVPMASVVPEPAAWALMILGFGVAGASLRARRRLAVA, from the coding sequence ATGAAGAAGCTGCTGTTGGCCACATGCGCCGCGTTCGCCGTCTCCTCGGGCGCCAGCGCCGCGATCATACCGGTGCTCGACACCGTCACCCCCGTTGGGCCGGATTTTGAGTTCTCGTACAGCGGCACGCTTGCAGGCGACCAGGGCCTTGTCCCCGGATCGCAACTGATCATCTACGACTTCGCGGGCTATGTGGACGGCAGCATAAGCTCGGGCATCTACGCTGCGGATCTCGCGGCGACGGTGGAGTTCACCTCCGCCTTGCTGCCGCCGCCGAGCGACACGGACGATCCGCTGGTCCCGAACCTGGTGTTCACCTGGACAGGCGCCCCGTTCAACGCCGCCGGCGGGCCGTTCGCCGACGTCTCGTTCGCGGGGCTGACCGCCCACTCGATCTACAGCGCGGTGCAGAAGGACGGCTTTTCCGCCAAGGCCGTGACGAACAACGGCGCGGCGACGGGCGACGAGGCCTTCAACATCGGACGTGTCGGCGTGCCGATGGCGTCGGTCGTGCCCGAGCCTGCCGCCTGGGCCTTGATGATCCTGGGATTCGGCGTCGCCGGAGCGAGCCTGCGCGCGCGCCGGCGCCTGGCGGTCGCCTGA
- a CDS encoding DUF3297 family protein: MSDTRPTTPPDRLSVNPSSPHYDAEALERGVGVRFKGVEKTNVDEYCVSEGWVRLSVGKTVDRKGNAMTVKLQGTVEPYFQDIKE, encoded by the coding sequence ATGAGCGACACGCGCCCCACCACGCCGCCCGATCGGCTGTCCGTCAATCCGAGCAGCCCCCATTACGACGCCGAAGCGCTGGAGCGCGGCGTCGGCGTCCGTTTCAAGGGCGTCGAGAAGACCAATGTCGACGAATACTGCGTCAGCGAGGGCTGGGTGCGGCTCAGCGTCGGCAAGACCGTCGACCGCAAGGGCAACGCCATGACGGTCAAGCTGCAGGGCACGGTCGAGCCCTACTTCCAGGACATCAAGGAATAG